One Mangifera indica cultivar Alphonso chromosome 4, CATAS_Mindica_2.1, whole genome shotgun sequence genomic region harbors:
- the LOC123213437 gene encoding pentatricopeptide repeat-containing protein At2g01510, mitochondrial codes for MSRISLTKQLFTTLLHACSSHPNHLKQVHALILTTGLSIKNALITQLLTNFTLLGDMIYARKLFNEMHKPRIFLWNTIIKGYVKNAIPVEAVSVYSQMHCLNISPDEFTYPFVVKACGELGDVWAGLAVHGHVVKHGLEFVAMVRTELVIMYVKFGEVGLGEFLFESTIERDLVAWNALIASCVQMGQASKGLAWFHRMREVGVKPDNVSIVSALSACGQLGCLEIGEEIYELAVKEGIECNVIVENARLDMYVKCGSVELARALFEEMTHRNVVSWSTMIVGYAMNGESEMALALFTRMWNEGLHPNYVTYLGVLSACSHAGLVREGQVYFDIMAQSNDKSIQPRKEHYACMVDLFGRSGHLEEAYNFIKSMPMEPDSGVWGALLGACAIHKNVKLGQHVADLLFEVAPDIASYHVLLSNMYAAAGRWDCVDKVRLRMRNKGIKKVAAYSSVESDGKVHIFHGGDRSHSQCPFIYEKLEELLKQMKSMGYTPKIDYVFHDVETEEKEATLNTHSEKLAIAFGLMNVRTELPIRVIKNLRVCEDCHTFSKFVSKITLRAIIMRDKNRFHHFRGGLCSCKDFW; via the coding sequence ATGTCACGAATATCCTTAACTAAACAACTCTTTACGACTCTCCTGCACGCCTGCTCTTCACACCCAAACCATCTCAAACAAGTCCATGCACTCATCCTCACCACAGGCCTTTCCATCAAGAATGCGCTCATCACTCAGCTGTTAACAAATTTCACGCTTTTGGGCGACATGATTTACGCACGTAAACTGTTCAACGAAATGCACAAACCAAGAATTTTTCTATGGAATACCATCATTAAAGGGTATGTGAAAAACGCAATCCCTGTTGAAGCTGTCTCCGTTTATAGTCAAATGCATTGTCTAAATATCAGCCCTGACGAGTTTACGTATCCGTTTGTTGTGAAGGCGTGTGGGGAGTTGGGAGATGTGTGGGCTGGTTTGGCTGTGCATGGACACGTGGTGAAACACGGGTTAGAGTTTGTTGCAATGGTCAGGACTGAGTTGGTGATCATGTATGTGAAGTTTGGGGAGGTGGGTTTgggtgaatttttgtttgagagTACGATAGAAAGGGATTTAGTAGCGTGGAATGCGTTGATTGCATCTTGCGTGCAAATGGGGCAAGCTAGTAAGGGTCTTGCATGGTTTCATAGAATGAGGGAAGTTGGCGTTAAGCCTGATAATGTGAGTATTGTGAGTGCTCTTTCAGCTTGTGGTCAGTTAGGGTGTTTGGAGATTGGGGAGGAGATTTATGAGCTTGCTGTGAAAGAAGGAATCGAGTGTAATGTAATTGTTGAGAATGCACGTCTTGATATGTATGTGAAATGTGGTAGTGTTGAGTTGGCAAGGGCTTTGTTTGAGGAAATGACACACAGGAATGTTGTTTCATGGAGTACTATGATTGTAGGCTATGCAATGAATGGGGAGAGTGAAATGGCATTGGCATTGTTTACTAGGATGTGGAACGAGGGATTGCATCCGAATTATGTCACTTACCTTGGGGTTTTATCCGCATGTAGTCATGCTGGCTTAGTAAGAGAAGGTCAAGTATATTTTGACATCATGGCTCAATCAAATGACAAAAGTATTCAACCTAGAAAAGAACATTATGCTTGCATGGTTGATCTTTTTGGCCGATCAGGACATCTAGAGGAGGCGTATAACTTCATCAAGAGTATGCCTATGGAACCAGATTCAGGAGTTTGGGGGGCTTTATTGGGTGCTTGTGCAAtacataaaaatgtaaaattaggtCAGCATGTGGCAGATTTGCTCTTTGAAGTAGCTCCTGATATTGCTTCATATCATGTGTTATTGTCTAATATGTATGCAGCTGCTGGGAGGTGGGATTGTGTTGACAAAGTTAGACTTAGGATGAGAAATAAAGGCATTAAGAAAGTTGCTGCATATAGCTCTGTCGAAAGTGATGGCAAAGTGCATATTTTCCATGGAGGAGACAGGTCACATTCACAATGCCCTTTCATATATGAGAAACTGGAGGAATTGCTGAAACAGATGAAGAGCATGGGATACACTCCAAAAATTGATTATGTGTTCCATGATGTGGAAACAGAGGAAAAGGAAGCCACACTCAACACTCACAGTGAAAAACTTGCCATTGCTTTTGGTCTTATGAATGTAAGAACTGAGTTACCCATTAGGGTGATTAAGAATTTGAGGGTTTGTGAAGATTGCCATACTTTCTCTAAATTTGTCTCGAAAATTACCCTGAGAGCTATCATCATGAGAGATAAGAACCGTTTTCACCATTTTAGAGGTGGTCTTTGTTCATGCAAGGATTTCTGGTGA